The proteins below come from a single Plantactinospora sp. KBS50 genomic window:
- a CDS encoding nucleotide pyrophosphohydrolase, translating into MTTDHALTALTERVRRFADERDWQQFHTPKNLAMALAGEVGELLAELQWLTPQESAAVMADPGSAARVRAEIGDVMIYLTRLADVLGIDLVAAATDKLADSARRYPVDRSRGSAAKAPRVE; encoded by the coding sequence GTGACCACCGACCACGCCCTGACGGCCCTGACCGAGCGGGTCCGCCGGTTCGCCGACGAGCGGGACTGGCAGCAGTTCCACACCCCGAAAAACCTTGCCATGGCGCTCGCCGGGGAGGTGGGGGAACTGCTCGCCGAGTTGCAGTGGCTCACCCCGCAGGAGTCGGCGGCGGTCATGGCCGACCCCGGGTCCGCAGCGCGGGTACGCGCCGAGATCGGCGATGTGATGATCTACCTGACCCGGCTGGCCGACGTGCTCGGAATCGACCTGGTGGCCGCGGCCACCGACAAGCTCGCCGACTCGGCCCGGCGCTATCCCGTCGACCGGAGCCGGGGCTCGGCCGCGAAGGCGCCGCGGGTCGAGTAG
- a CDS encoding NUDIX domain-containing protein — MSERAPYLVERGPGYLEYQLPISVKLVVDYHGRVPLLRNERDEWELPGGKLEPGETPEEGVCREVAEELGLTVASVDIIDSWVYEITPVRHVFVVSYGARYRDAEDLVYSAEHKELGVFGYDEVAALPMPEPYKRTIDRWRRRLG; from the coding sequence GTGAGCGAACGTGCGCCCTATCTGGTGGAGCGTGGCCCCGGTTACCTGGAGTACCAGCTGCCGATCTCGGTGAAGCTGGTCGTGGACTACCACGGCCGGGTTCCGTTGCTCAGAAACGAGCGCGATGAGTGGGAACTGCCCGGTGGCAAGCTCGAACCCGGGGAGACACCCGAGGAAGGCGTGTGTCGCGAGGTCGCGGAGGAGCTTGGCCTGACCGTTGCATCCGTCGACATCATCGACAGCTGGGTCTACGAGATCACGCCGGTCCGGCACGTCTTCGTCGTCAGCTACGGCGCCCGTTACCGGGACGCGGAGGACCTGGTGTACTCCGCCGAACACAAGGAACTCGGCGTGTTCGGGTACGACGAAGTTGCCGCGCTGCCGATGCCCGAGCCGTACAAGCGGACCATCGATCGTTGGCGGCGCCGGCTCGGGTAG
- a CDS encoding DUF2075 domain-containing protein encodes MSAFRRSAAELLDLSTAGVLADRVAEHVWSTRQGVSPAERRSWQRSLPVLARDLSDAGLGAVEVLVEYQLPLTSRRVDAVLAGVDPRSGEDSYLVVELKQWSAATAYEESDTLVAVEGVAGPRLHPGIQVADYCAYLVDFLGILERTDPSARPGPLLGAAYLHNAHDRDVAALLARPVTRWSRLFTGQHRGQWLDHLRSRFAPLSGAGAADRFLTSAVRPSRNLLAVAAAELKERSHFTLLDEQHLAYELVMHAVERARTAHHKRAVVVAGGPGSGKSVIALSVLGELARRNRAVLHATGSRSFTQTLRRYAGRGSTRLQGLFKYFNSFMAADVNDIEVLLCDEAHRVRETSVNRYTPRARRDRARPQLDELISAARVPVFLLDEHQVVRPGELGNVEVISAYARKLGLDVDVVSLHDQFRCGGSAAYERWVLGLLGLDGGPPTVWAGDGRFDLRLAYSPEQLERFLADRQRPGVTARMSAGYCWPWSDPRPDGTLVPDVVVGEWARPWNVKSDRRVGDAPGSAYWATDPAGFGQVGCVYTAQGFEYDWSGVILGPDLVARDGRLVTRREESKDPELRGRGRVGDDDADRLIRNTYKVLLTRGMRGTVIHSTDPETREFLAGLVRPVRPVGTVYDIPER; translated from the coding sequence ATGTCGGCGTTCCGCAGGTCCGCGGCCGAACTGCTGGACCTCAGCACCGCGGGCGTGCTCGCCGACCGGGTCGCCGAACACGTGTGGTCGACGCGGCAGGGCGTGAGTCCCGCCGAGCGACGTTCCTGGCAGCGCAGCCTTCCCGTACTGGCCCGGGACCTGTCCGACGCCGGTCTCGGCGCCGTCGAGGTCCTGGTCGAATACCAGCTTCCGCTGACCAGCCGCCGGGTGGACGCGGTCCTGGCCGGCGTCGACCCCCGTAGCGGCGAAGACTCCTATCTCGTGGTCGAGCTGAAACAGTGGTCGGCCGCGACCGCGTACGAGGAGTCCGACACCCTGGTCGCGGTCGAGGGCGTTGCCGGACCACGGCTGCATCCGGGCATCCAGGTCGCCGACTACTGCGCGTACCTCGTCGACTTCCTCGGCATCCTCGAACGCACCGATCCGAGCGCCCGGCCCGGTCCGCTGCTGGGCGCCGCGTACCTGCACAACGCCCACGACCGGGACGTGGCCGCCCTGCTGGCGCGGCCGGTGACCCGGTGGAGCCGGCTGTTCACCGGGCAGCACCGCGGACAGTGGCTCGACCACCTCCGGTCCCGGTTCGCGCCGCTGTCCGGCGCCGGCGCCGCCGACCGGTTCCTGACCAGCGCGGTACGGCCCAGCCGGAACCTGCTGGCCGTCGCCGCGGCGGAGTTGAAGGAGCGCTCCCACTTCACCCTGCTCGACGAGCAGCACCTGGCCTACGAACTGGTGATGCACGCCGTGGAGCGGGCCCGCACGGCGCACCACAAGCGAGCCGTGGTGGTGGCCGGCGGACCCGGAAGCGGCAAGAGCGTCATCGCGCTGTCCGTGCTCGGCGAGCTGGCCCGGCGCAACCGAGCGGTGCTGCACGCGACCGGCTCGCGGTCGTTCACCCAGACCCTGCGCCGGTACGCCGGCCGCGGATCGACCCGGCTGCAGGGGCTGTTCAAGTACTTCAACAGCTTCATGGCCGCCGACGTCAACGACATCGAGGTGCTGCTCTGCGACGAGGCGCACCGGGTGCGGGAGACCTCGGTGAACCGGTACACGCCCAGGGCGCGGCGGGACCGGGCCCGGCCGCAGCTCGACGAGCTGATCTCGGCCGCCCGGGTACCGGTCTTCCTGCTCGACGAGCATCAGGTGGTCCGCCCGGGGGAGTTGGGCAACGTCGAGGTCATCTCCGCGTACGCCCGGAAGCTGGGCCTGGACGTGGACGTCGTCTCGCTGCACGACCAGTTCCGGTGCGGCGGCAGCGCGGCGTACGAGCGGTGGGTGCTCGGGCTGCTCGGCCTCGACGGCGGCCCGCCGACGGTCTGGGCCGGGGACGGCCGGTTCGACCTGCGGCTGGCCTACTCGCCCGAACAACTCGAAAGGTTTCTGGCCGACCGGCAACGGCCGGGGGTCACGGCCCGGATGTCCGCCGGCTACTGCTGGCCGTGGAGCGACCCGCGCCCGGACGGCACCCTCGTGCCGGACGTCGTGGTCGGGGAGTGGGCCCGGCCGTGGAACGTCAAGAGCGACCGCCGGGTGGGCGACGCGCCGGGCAGCGCGTACTGGGCCACCGACCCCGCCGGATTCGGCCAGGTGGGCTGCGTCTACACGGCGCAGGGCTTCGAGTACGACTGGTCCGGCGTCATCCTCGGCCCCGACCTGGTGGCCCGGGACGGGCGTCTGGTCACCCGGCGGGAGGAGTCGAAGGACCCGGAACTGCGCGGCCGCGGGCGGGTCGGCGACGACGACGCGGACCGGTTGATCCGCAACACCTACAAGGTGCTGCTGACCCGAGGCATGCGGGGCACGGTCATCCACTCGACCGACCCGGAGACCCGGGAGTTCCTCGCCGGCCTGGTCAGGCCGGTCCGCCCGGTCGGGACGGTGTACGACATCCCCGAGCGGTGA
- a CDS encoding helix-turn-helix transcriptional regulator, producing the protein MAALVRWFWIPQWQIAPGRSSRQHLIAFPAANLVVEPDRVGFSGPTTRASYRDLTGTGWAVGALLRPAAVPYFTANPADLRDAYRPVPAPGLHPEVAAAMTAPDDPAARRTRAVEAFADWLSASVPAPSGEALLANALADLVGGDPAVLTVQDAAARLHVSARTLQRLARRYVGLPPSAMIRRRRLQEAAERLRGDPGTNLAAVAADLGYADQAHLANEFRSVLGFTPSGYRGQVHRPAAAEPDL; encoded by the coding sequence GTGGCGGCGCTGGTGCGGTGGTTCTGGATCCCGCAGTGGCAGATCGCCCCGGGCCGGTCCTCCCGGCAGCATCTGATCGCGTTTCCCGCCGCCAACCTGGTGGTCGAACCGGACCGGGTCGGCTTCTCCGGCCCCACCACCCGGGCCTCGTACCGCGACCTCACCGGCACCGGCTGGGCCGTGGGCGCCCTGCTGCGCCCGGCCGCGGTGCCGTACTTCACCGCGAACCCCGCCGACCTGCGCGACGCGTACCGGCCGGTGCCGGCACCCGGGCTGCACCCGGAGGTGGCCGCGGCCATGACCGCGCCGGACGACCCGGCCGCCCGGCGCACCCGGGCCGTCGAGGCGTTCGCCGACTGGCTGTCGGCATCCGTTCCCGCGCCGAGCGGGGAGGCGCTGCTGGCCAACGCGCTGGCCGACCTGGTCGGCGGCGACCCGGCCGTGCTCACCGTGCAGGACGCGGCCGCCCGCCTGCACGTCTCGGCCCGCACCCTGCAACGGCTGGCCCGCCGCTACGTCGGCCTGCCGCCGTCGGCGATGATCCGCCGGCGCCGACTCCAGGAGGCCGCCGAACGCCTGCGCGGCGACCCCGGCACCAACCTGGCCGCCGTCGCCGCCGATCTCGGCTATGCCGACCAGGCCCACCTGGCGAACGAGTTCCGGTCCGTGCTCGGCTTCACCCCGAGCGGCTACCGCGGCCAGGTGCACCGGCCCGCGGCGGCGGAGCCCGACCTCTAG
- a CDS encoding HNH endonuclease → MTFRPPPWNARPTSGSVGHPHEASVCPGQTASGSERHNRLVRAYVGVTDGEWYRFLADRPEVSEVNFWRPASSRRFRALAPGEPFFFKTHHPHNRVVGGGFFSGFVPLRISEAWSTYHEGNGVGSHADLRHAVGRYRRAALSPDEDPTIGCVFIRDTVFFPVDQPAGPPPEFAPNVVQGKGYDLSDPAHTGYFGRLLQRLLGHAVDIDLSVPWHRPGPVYGDPRLAPYRLGQQAFKAVVLGAYGRRCAITGGRIRPVLQAAHIRPLPVGGEHRLDNGLLLRSDVHTLFDRGYLGVDPQYRLLVSPRLRSEFGNGTEFYARAGQPIAVPDPKRDRPNREFLEWHLDEVYLRGPSS, encoded by the coding sequence TTGACGTTCCGTCCGCCGCCGTGGAACGCGCGCCCGACGTCCGGATCTGTCGGTCATCCGCACGAAGCTTCGGTGTGTCCGGGACAGACAGCCAGCGGTTCCGAACGGCACAATCGGCTCGTGCGTGCGTACGTCGGGGTGACCGACGGTGAGTGGTATCGGTTCCTCGCGGACCGACCCGAGGTCAGCGAGGTCAACTTCTGGCGCCCCGCCAGCTCGCGTCGCTTTCGCGCCCTCGCACCGGGCGAGCCGTTCTTCTTCAAGACGCACCATCCGCACAACCGGGTCGTGGGTGGCGGGTTCTTCAGCGGGTTCGTACCGCTGCGCATCTCGGAGGCATGGTCCACATACCACGAGGGCAATGGGGTGGGCAGCCACGCCGACCTGCGGCATGCCGTCGGCCGGTACCGGCGGGCGGCGCTGTCGCCCGATGAGGACCCGACGATCGGCTGCGTTTTCATCCGGGACACCGTGTTCTTCCCGGTCGACCAGCCTGCCGGGCCACCACCGGAATTCGCTCCAAACGTGGTGCAGGGCAAGGGCTACGACCTTTCGGATCCGGCACACACCGGCTACTTCGGCCGCCTGCTGCAACGGCTACTTGGTCACGCCGTGGACATCGATCTCAGCGTCCCCTGGCATCGGCCCGGCCCGGTGTACGGGGACCCGCGACTGGCGCCGTACCGGCTCGGTCAGCAGGCGTTCAAGGCTGTGGTGCTCGGCGCGTACGGCCGCCGGTGTGCGATCACCGGCGGCCGGATACGGCCGGTGCTGCAGGCCGCGCACATCCGTCCGCTGCCGGTGGGTGGCGAGCATCGTCTGGACAACGGCCTGCTGTTGCGCTCTGACGTACACACGCTGTTCGACCGGGGATACCTCGGAGTCGACCCGCAGTACCGCTTGCTGGTCAGCCCACGCCTGCGGTCGGAGTTCGGCAACGGCACGGAGTTCTACGCCCGTGCCGGTCAGCCGATAGCGGTGCCGGACCCGAAGCGCGACAGACCAAACCGCGAGTTTCTCGAGTGGCACCTCGACGAGGTCTATCTGCGGGGTCCGAGTTCGTGA
- a CDS encoding glyoxalase/bleomycin resistance/extradiol dioxygenase family protein, translated as MTASTRAATGQHTTDGTPHGATSLTPFLAIPDARTAIDFYRDVFGARVVDVTEMGGVVAHAVLDFGNGLLQLGEPMPAYGLVAAPEGDSDCYSLGLYCPDADAVVARAEAAGAVVREPPSTFVSGDRFASIRDPFGVRWSIMTRIEDLSEAESARRVAEWAAQQQS; from the coding sequence ATGACCGCTTCCACCAGGGCCGCCACCGGCCAACACACCACCGACGGCACCCCGCACGGGGCCACCAGCCTGACCCCGTTCCTGGCCATTCCCGATGCACGGACAGCGATCGACTTCTACCGGGACGTGTTCGGCGCCCGGGTGGTCGACGTGACGGAGATGGGCGGCGTGGTGGCGCACGCCGTCCTGGACTTCGGCAACGGCCTGCTCCAGTTGGGCGAGCCGATGCCCGCCTACGGCCTCGTCGCCGCGCCCGAGGGCGACAGCGACTGCTACTCCCTCGGCCTGTACTGCCCGGACGCCGACGCCGTGGTGGCCCGCGCGGAGGCGGCCGGCGCGGTGGTCCGGGAGCCGCCGTCCACCTTCGTGTCCGGTGACCGGTTCGCCAGCATCCGGGATCCGTTCGGGGTCCGCTGGTCGATCATGACCCGGATCGAGGACCTGTCCGAGGCCGAAAGCGCCCGCCGGGTCGCCGAATGGGCCGCCCAGCAGCAGTCCTGA
- a CDS encoding DEAD/DEAH box helicase: MTDEAEDGGITFADLGLRPELLGALSGLGYEEPTPIQRGAIPSLLAGRDLLGQAATGTGKTAAFALPILHRLPAGERGADPMALVLVPTRELAVQVSQAVHRYGRELDARVLPIYGGQPIGRQLRSLQAGVDVVVATPGRALDHLGRGTLRLQDVQVVVLDEADEMLDMGFAEDIEAILQELPENRQTVLFSATMPARIEGMASSHLRDAVRVEIAREPARPGGAPLVRQSAYLVARPHKPAALGRVLDIEAPDAAIVFCRTREEVDQLAESLNGRGYRAEALHGGMSQEQRDRVMGRLRGGTADLVVATDVAARGLDIEQLTHVVNYNVPADPESYVHRIGRVGRAGREGVAITLAEPREHRMLKTIERVTKGRISVEKVPTTADLRARRLDLTRAALAESLLEDDLDSFRVVVEPLADEFDIMEVALAAVKLAHEAGGAAIDEEEIPEVAPGPTREARGRGPGGGGRGERRGRTPSRGMARLFIGAGRHAGVRPQDLVGAIAGESRLSGREVGSIEIADRFSLVEVPESAVQEVIGALRATTIKGRKVTVRRERVAPPR, translated from the coding sequence ATGACGGACGAGGCCGAGGACGGCGGCATCACCTTCGCGGACCTCGGGTTGCGACCCGAGCTGCTGGGGGCGCTGTCCGGGTTGGGGTACGAGGAACCGACGCCGATCCAGCGCGGCGCGATTCCGAGCCTGCTGGCGGGCCGGGACCTGCTGGGCCAGGCCGCGACCGGGACCGGGAAGACGGCCGCGTTCGCGCTGCCGATCCTGCACCGGTTGCCGGCCGGGGAGCGCGGCGCGGACCCGATGGCCCTGGTCCTGGTGCCCACCCGCGAGCTGGCGGTGCAGGTGTCGCAGGCGGTGCACCGGTACGGCCGGGAGCTGGACGCGCGGGTGCTGCCGATCTACGGCGGGCAGCCGATCGGCCGCCAGCTGCGCTCGTTGCAGGCCGGCGTCGATGTGGTGGTCGCCACTCCGGGCCGCGCGCTCGACCACCTCGGCCGGGGCACGCTGCGGCTGCAGGACGTGCAGGTGGTGGTGCTGGACGAGGCCGACGAGATGCTGGACATGGGATTCGCCGAGGACATCGAGGCGATCCTTCAGGAACTTCCTGAAAACCGGCAGACCGTGCTGTTCTCGGCCACGATGCCGGCCCGGATCGAGGGCATGGCCAGCAGCCACCTGCGGGACGCCGTCCGGGTGGAGATCGCCCGCGAGCCGGCCCGGCCCGGCGGCGCGCCGCTGGTTCGGCAGAGCGCCTACCTGGTGGCCCGGCCGCACAAGCCGGCCGCGCTCGGCCGGGTGCTGGACATCGAGGCGCCGGACGCGGCGATCGTCTTCTGCCGGACGCGGGAGGAGGTCGACCAGCTCGCCGAGTCGCTCAACGGCCGCGGCTACCGCGCGGAGGCGTTGCACGGCGGGATGAGCCAGGAGCAGCGGGACCGGGTGATGGGGCGGTTGCGCGGCGGCACGGCGGATCTCGTGGTGGCCACCGACGTGGCCGCGCGCGGGCTGGACATCGAGCAGCTGACGCACGTGGTGAACTACAACGTGCCGGCCGATCCGGAGTCGTACGTGCACCGCATCGGCCGGGTCGGTCGGGCCGGCCGGGAGGGCGTGGCGATCACCCTCGCCGAGCCGCGGGAGCACCGGATGCTCAAGACGATCGAGCGGGTCACCAAGGGCCGGATCTCGGTGGAGAAGGTGCCCACCACCGCCGACCTGCGGGCGCGCCGGTTGGACCTGACCCGGGCGGCGCTGGCCGAGAGCCTCCTGGAGGACGACCTGGATTCCTTCCGGGTGGTGGTGGAGCCGCTCGCGGACGAGTTCGACATCATGGAGGTGGCGCTGGCCGCGGTGAAGCTGGCGCACGAGGCCGGTGGGGCGGCCATCGACGAGGAGGAGATCCCGGAGGTGGCGCCCGGCCCGACGCGCGAGGCGCGGGGCCGCGGTCCGGGCGGCGGCGGTCGCGGCGAGCGGCGGGGCCGCACGCCGTCCCGCGGGATGGCCCGGCTGTTCATCGGCGCGGGCCGGCACGCGGGGGTCCGGCCGCAGGACCTGGTGGGCGCGATCGCCGGCGAGTCGCGGCTGTCCGGTCGCGAGGTCGGGTCGATCGAGATCGCGGACCGGTTCTCGCTGGTGGAGGTGCCCGAGTCCGCGGTGCAGGAGGTGATCGGCGCGTTGCGCGCCACCACCATCAAGGGCCGGAAGGTCACGGTACGCCGGGAGCGGGTGGCGCCGCCGCGCTGA
- a CDS encoding VWD domain-containing protein produces MENTTGGAGTTCGAASAIGDTHEHTIAGTLYDFQSSGDFQEALVGTAFEVQTRKDSGAPTWPNASVNKSVATRMGSTKVVLCDGKSLLVDGRYTDLQSNGAMHLPSGVDIRRSGNVYTVTDDTGNSLRVTVNSTYLDVRVGVGTWPSKVLGLLGNPDGDPTRLEAKDGSQFKLPISFNDLYQKFGPSWRVSPMKTLLAPCAAVSSGDPAAPFFADNLKEDVRERAAAICLEARVSKAWLDACTLDVAVVGERATAVYAGLPDPVVNGNQQ; encoded by the coding sequence GTGGAGAACACGACCGGCGGCGCGGGCACGACCTGCGGCGCGGCATCGGCGATCGGGGACACCCACGAGCACACGATCGCCGGCACGCTGTACGACTTCCAGTCCTCGGGTGACTTCCAGGAGGCACTGGTCGGCACCGCCTTCGAGGTGCAGACCCGCAAGGACTCCGGGGCGCCCACCTGGCCGAACGCCTCGGTCAACAAGTCGGTGGCCACCCGGATGGGCAGCACCAAGGTGGTGCTGTGCGACGGGAAGAGCCTGCTGGTGGACGGCCGGTACACCGACCTGCAGTCGAACGGGGCGATGCATCTGCCCTCCGGCGTGGACATCCGGCGCAGCGGCAACGTGTACACCGTCACCGACGACACCGGCAACAGCCTCCGCGTGACGGTCAACAGCACCTACCTCGACGTGAGGGTCGGTGTCGGGACCTGGCCGAGCAAGGTCCTCGGGCTGCTGGGGAACCCGGACGGCGACCCCACCCGGCTGGAGGCCAAGGACGGCTCGCAGTTCAAGCTGCCCATCTCCTTCAACGACCTCTACCAGAAGTTCGGCCCGAGTTGGCGGGTGTCGCCGATGAAGACGCTGCTCGCGCCCTGCGCCGCGGTGTCCTCGGGTGACCCGGCGGCGCCCTTCTTCGCCGACAACCTGAAGGAGGACGTCCGCGAGCGGGCGGCGGCGATCTGCCTGGAGGCCAGGGTCTCGAAGGCCTGGCTGGACGCCTGCACCCTGGACGTCGCGGTGGTGGGCGAGCGCGCCACGGCGGTGTACGCCGGCCTGCCGGACCCGGTGGTGAACGGTAACCAGCAGTAG